In Isosphaera pallida ATCC 43644, the sequence CAGCCCGACGGGCATTTTCTGCTGACGCGCTCGGAATCTGTAACTGTTCAAAGAACCGCAAAGAGATCAGCATTTCCTCGAAGGTATCCCAATCATCCAATTGGATGTCGCCAATCCTGAATACTTCGATCGGTCGTCCCTGTGCCCGAATTGCCTGGTCTAATTGCAAGCCCTGCTGACCGACGCGTTTGCCGGAGAGTTCCAGCGAGAATTCTCCCTGCGGGTCAATGACCAAAATGCCGAGTTGAGGATGCCGGGCGTAAGCGCAAAGCATCATCTTCGCCAGGCCCGACTTGCCGGAGCCAGTCTTGCCGAAGACGCCAAGGTGGTAGGCTTCACCCGCGCCCCCAACACCGCTGCCGAAATGCTTGAACCACATGGGATACAGCACGTCGTTCGCGTAGGCCTTGCCCAGGTAGACGATCTCTTTCTCTTTCTGATAGACCGACAGAAGCTCATTTAGAAGGGCTTGATTAACCCGAAAGACGCGGGTTCCCGTGGGCGGAACCATGCCCAGCACCTCCGGCTCGTAGCCGTTGCTGCCCTGGCGGAACGTCGCGCCGACGACCAGGTCCGCGATGCGCGTATCCTGGCGATTGGTGATCGGCGGAATCTCTCCGGTTCGCTTGACCAGGTTGCGAAAGACGGAATCCTCGTGCCAACGGTTACGCAACTCGATGCCGACGACTTGGCCAACGGAAATAATGGGCGTGCCGTTCTGTTCGGCGCGAAATGCCGTCAGCGCCCCGACCATGCGTTCTTTGGTCGCTTCGAGCAAGAGGTCGAGCGTCAGTTCGGTGTTGGACGACGGGCTGCCGATGACGGCCACATCTTGGTTGCGTTCCGTGGACATGCTCAACCTCCTCGCCCGCCTTCGGTGCGATAGTTTTGCAGAAACAGTCGTCAGTTCGGTGTTGGACGACGGGCTGCCGATGACGGCCACATCTTGGTTGCGTTCCGTGGACATGCTCAACCTCCTCGCCCGCCTTCGGTGCGGTAGTTTTGCAGAAACAGTATCGTCGTCTCCCCATCAGGGGAATCGCCAGCGACGTGCTGAGCCACAGCCTGCTCGACGACGGCGACACCCGCTCCCAAGCTCTTGACCATGCGGTCTGCCAGAAAAAGTGGGTATGGCTCGACGACAGCGGGGCTGAAAAACTGGCGTTCGATGCCGTGCAGCACCATTGACAAGCGGGTCAGACTGGAAGCGATCGGCTTGGGCAATTCAAGCCGAATCGCCGGCACCCAATCGCATGGCCGAAAGAAGATGACACGCATGTCCGCCAAATGCTGGTTGATGAGTTTCTGCGTTTGCGCTGGGCAACTGCCCTTCGGCAGGTGGTATTCCTGGTCTTCGCCGCCAAAGTGATAGATCGGTTCGGGAGCGGTGTATTCGCCGGGGGACAAAATCAAGGTCGCCAAGGTCTTCCCATCTGTTTCCGGGAGGTCCTTGCCTGTGAGCAAGTCCGCGAGTTCGTTTCGGCCGGAATACTTCGGGACTGCCACCGTGCGGTCGCTGGCGAGGAGACTAACGAAACGATCAAGAACCCCTTCGTCACGCCATCGCCGTTGAAATTCGTCGCGGAGGATTCGCGGAGCCTCGCCAACGCTGTTCAACCCTTGGTTCAAGTAGATCAGCAGAATGATGAAGGAACCATCGAGCAGAACCAGGTCGTGAGGTGCCTTCGCGGCAAGATCGAGTTCCATCGAGATCATCAATCCGCGAAGCGTATTAGTGACGTTCTTGCTGTGTTCAAGCGACTCGACCCACATGCGGTGGTGCAGTTTTTCCCAGTGCCGCTTGGCTTCCTTCGATGTTCCCTCGACAGCCACGGACGCGGCCGCGCACAAATCCACTGCCGTGAGACGATGCACCTGGTAGGATCCGTCGATCCCGACGACAGACGGTTCACGCGTAACATCGAGGTCAGCCTTTCGCTGAATCCAACCGCGTTGTTCGGCCTCGGTGCGCAAAGATGTCTTGGCCTTCCTAAGGGCCTGCAAGTTGCCATTGACGCCTTCGGCAACCGGCAACGCCTTTGCAAGAAGGTCTTGCACCAATGCATCAGGAAGATCGGCAAACGCTTCCACAAAGCCACCTTATGACCTGAAGTGTACTACTTGCGCCAAAGGCGAAAGGACTCGCTACTGTAGCCCGCAAACTCTGGGCATCGCTCGGCCCGGGGGACCAGCCACCTTCTCAGGAAAAATGCGGCCAGCTCGTCGGCGGGTTGATGGAACCCCATCAGCTGCT encodes:
- a CDS encoding DNA double-strand break repair nuclease NurA; protein product: MEAFADLPDALVQDLLAKALPVAEGVNGNLQALRKAKTSLRTEAEQRGWIQRKADLDVTREPSVVGIDGSYQVHRLTAVDLCAAASVAVEGTSKEAKRHWEKLHHRMWVESLEHSKNVTNTLRGLMISMELDLAAKAPHDLVLLDGSFIILLIYLNQGLNSVGEAPRILRDEFQRRWRDEGVLDRFVSLLASDRTVAVPKYSGRNELADLLTGKDLPETDGKTLATLILSPGEYTAPEPIYHFGGEDQEYHLPKGSCPAQTQKLINQHLADMRVIFFRPCDWVPAIRLELPKPIASSLTRLSMVLHGIERQFFSPAVVEPYPLFLADRMVKSLGAGVAVVEQAVAQHVAGDSPDGETTILFLQNYRTEGGRGG